The bacterium genome includes a window with the following:
- a CDS encoding carbohydrate binding domain-containing protein, with protein MRNLKILVIFLLVGFLINITGVKASENLVSNPGFEEDIDGDNIPDGWLISVQKGPAHLKRDSSVKKSGNYSVMIERKESDMEGQARYYQLVPVEAGKKYQVSLFYKLDEDFSGKADVMLNGCGINCRYWWLSKTASENAEGWKRLEFNFSPRKSGEITLLLQNRGTGTIWYDDISITTEAWVKDIDGVLVGGGGDSKMDHRIKNGGFEDGFEYWIKNAQPGNTNYNLSIDNTVFHSGKSSLKISIFEDTDNFKQVRVYQGIKVKKGQTYKLSRAYKLLNCIGISDIYLASKIKSSLKRVIGGTFLPNTFLDDNKWHIQEDLFTPTNDGEIGIYVALRDKGTIWYDNITVTEVNYSKTTNTPSIYLLPIEPYHGCFFKNSENRDYKIKIYISPDNIDFNEYSGIIMVNYLYRSVMTRRYKQVFYNNVETIKKEMDFNIDCKELKPGEYELSFILTDKNQEKIISYKEIQLFVTDKILPSKNKRKNLSVNNKDIFIIDGYDLKNIRTKPWNTFEDVKNAGFNVCHNYNFEGAASSNSINNEIKGYIEGAQNAGLYVRLGMPRKDFNYKAIKERILRFKDYPSIIGYYEDEQLYRNAPLENFLLWYTLSKALDPTRYVIMEDKMKDFEDGWEPKYDVAFYMDYCFPDKMGISQDISNLFYRLSMAEDKPVVPAIQAFVQGGESYYPTYEDHRASCYHNIINGAKGISFFSLLYQTEERWEQLKRITKELEEMSPVFLAPFDEETQCTIDADTDLPHPIEWCIKKYKGTYYLLMVNRFYKEIDTVIKFNRKVGKVTDMDKGHEIAVKDNNISITFKPIEVKRILISYHSNK; from the coding sequence ATGAGGAATTTGAAAATTTTAGTGATTTTTCTGCTGGTTGGTTTTCTAATTAATATTACTGGCGTAAAAGCGTCTGAAAATCTTGTCTCCAATCCTGGTTTTGAGGAGGATATAGACGGAGATAACATCCCTGATGGTTGGCTTATTAGCGTTCAGAAGGGACCTGCCCATTTAAAGCGGGACAGTTCTGTTAAGAAAAGCGGTAATTATTCAGTAATGATAGAGAGAAAAGAATCTGATATGGAAGGACAAGCTCGCTACTACCAGTTGGTTCCTGTAGAAGCAGGTAAAAAATATCAGGTTTCTCTTTTCTACAAACTTGATGAAGATTTTTCAGGGAAAGCAGATGTAATGCTTAATGGATGTGGTATAAATTGTCGCTATTGGTGGCTTTCGAAAACAGCTTCGGAAAATGCTGAAGGATGGAAAAGACTAGAATTTAACTTCTCACCAAGAAAGTCAGGAGAAATCACGCTTTTGCTTCAGAACAGAGGAACAGGCACTATCTGGTATGATGATATAAGCATAACCACTGAGGCGTGGGTTAAAGACATTGATGGGGTGCTTGTTGGAGGGGGGGGTGATAGTAAAATGGATCATAGAATAAAAAACGGAGGTTTTGAAGATGGCTTCGAATATTGGATTAAAAATGCTCAACCAGGAAATACAAATTATAATCTTAGTATAGATAATACAGTTTTTCATTCCGGAAAGTCATCTCTAAAAATATCTATATTTGAAGATACAGATAATTTTAAGCAAGTAAGAGTTTACCAAGGAATTAAAGTAAAAAAAGGGCAAACATATAAACTTTCAAGAGCTTATAAATTATTAAATTGTATAGGAATAAGTGATATTTATTTAGCTTCTAAAATAAAATCTTCTCTTAAAAGAGTTATTGGTGGTACTTTTCTTCCAAATACATTTTTAGATGATAATAAGTGGCATATCCAGGAGGATCTGTTTACTCCCACAAATGATGGTGAGATAGGTATTTATGTAGCATTAAGGGATAAAGGGACAATATGGTATGATAATATTACTGTAACGGAAGTTAATTATAGTAAAACCACAAATACACCCAGCATTTATCTGCTTCCTATAGAGCCGTATCATGGATGCTTTTTTAAAAATTCAGAAAACAGAGATTACAAAATTAAAATCTATATTAGCCCTGATAATATAGATTTTAATGAATATTCTGGAATTATAATGGTAAATTATCTTTATAGATCAGTTATGACCAGAAGATATAAACAGGTATTTTATAATAATGTTGAAACTATTAAAAAAGAAATGGATTTCAATATTGATTGTAAAGAATTAAAACCGGGAGAATATGAACTATCTTTTATTTTAACTGATAAAAATCAAGAAAAAATCATTTCATATAAAGAGATACAGCTGTTTGTTACTGATAAGATACTCCCATCAAAAAACAAGAGAAAGAATTTAAGTGTAAATAATAAAGATATTTTCATAATCGATGGATACGATCTTAAAAACATAAGAACAAAGCCTTGGAATACCTTTGAAGATGTTAAGAATGCAGGATTTAATGTGTGTCATAACTATAATTTTGAAGGCGCGGCGAGTAGCAATAGTATAAATAACGAAATAAAAGGATATATTGAAGGAGCCCAAAATGCAGGATTATATGTAAGGCTTGGAATGCCCAGAAAAGACTTTAATTATAAAGCAATAAAAGAGAGGATTTTAAGATTTAAAGATTACCCTAGTATTATAGGCTATTATGAAGATGAACAATTATATCGAAATGCGCCACTTGAGAATTTTTTACTATGGTATACTCTTTCAAAAGCCCTAGATCCTACCAGATATGTTATTATGGAAGATAAAATGAAAGATTTTGAAGACGGCTGGGAACCAAAATATGACGTTGCGTTTTACATGGATTATTGTTTCCCGGATAAAATGGGAATTTCTCAAGATATCTCTAACCTATTTTATAGATTATCTATGGCAGAAGATAAACCTGTTGTTCCTGCTATACAAGCATTTGTTCAAGGGGGAGAGAGCTATTATCCAACGTACGAAGATCACAGAGCAAGCTGTTATCATAATATTATAAATGGAGCTAAAGGAATAAGTTTTTTTTCGCTTCTTTATCAGACTGAGGAGAGATGGGAACAACTTAAAAGAATAACGAAAGAGTTGGAAGAAATGTCACCTGTTTTTCTTGCGCCGTTTGATGAGGAGACACAGTGCACTATAGATGCAGATACTGATCTTCCCCATCCAATTGAATGGTGTATTAAAAAATATAAAGGCACTTATTATCTTTTGATGGTAAACAGATTTTATAAAGAGATTGATACAGTAATAAAATTTAATAGAAAAGTTGGAAAAGTAACTGATATGGATAAGGGGCATGAGATAGCGGTAAAGGATAATAATATTTCTATAACATTTAAGCCAATAGAAGTTAAAAGAATTCTAATAAGTTACCATAGTAACAAGTAA